The following proteins are co-located in the Apium graveolens cultivar Ventura chromosome 5, ASM990537v1, whole genome shotgun sequence genome:
- the LOC141723992 gene encoding general transcription and DNA repair factor IIH subunit TFB5-like, whose translation MVNIIKGLYISCDIPMTQFIINMNAALPQTQKFILHVLDDTHLFVRSDMAGSIRDKISEFREQNTYEKPA comes from the exons ATGGTAAACATAATCAAGGGTTTATACATTTCATG TGACATACCAATGACACAATTCATAATTAATATGAATGCAGCATTACCCCAGACACAGAAGTTTATATTACATGTTCTGGATGACACCCATTTATTTGTGCGATCTGACATGGCTGGAAGCATACGCGATAAGATCTCAGAGTTCAGAGAACAGAATACTTATGAGAAGCCTGCATGA
- the LOC141723991 gene encoding S-adenosylmethionine synthase 2, giving the protein MDTFLYTSESVNEGHPDKLCDQISDAVLDACLEQDPDSKVACETCSKTNMVMVFGEITTKANVDYEKIVRNTCRNIGFVSDDVGLDADNCKVLVQIEQQSPDIAQGVHGHLTKRPEDIGAGDQGHMFGYATDETPELMPLSHVLATKLGAKLTEVRKNGTCPWLRPDGKTQVTVEYYNEKGAMVPIRVHTVLISTQHDETVTNDEIAADLKEHVIKPIIPAKYLDEKTIFHLNPSGRFVIGGPHGDAGLTGRKIIIDTYGGWGAHGGGAFSGKDPTKVDRSGAYIVRQAAKSIVANGLARRCIVQVSYAIGVPEPLSVFVDTYGTGKIPDKEILKIVKETFDFRPGMIAINLDLKRGGNNRFLKTAAYGHFGRDDADFTWEVVKPLKWDKPLV; this is encoded by the coding sequence ATGGATACCTTCTTGTACACTTCTGAATCTGTAAATGAGGGACATCCAGACAAGCTATGTGATCAGATCTCCGACGCTGTCCTTGATGCCTGCCTCGAGCAAGACCCTGACAGCAAAGTTGCCTGTGAAACTTGCTCAAAAACCAACATGGTCATGGTTTTTGGTGAGATTACAACCAAGGCCAATGTAGACTATGAAAAAATAGTGCGCAACACCTGCCGTAACATCGGATTTGTCTCTGACGATGTTGGCCTCGATGCTGACAACTGCAAGGTCCTAGTTCAAATTGAGCAACAGAGCCCTGATATTGCCCAAGGTGTCCACGGTCATCTCACCAAGCGTCCTGAGGATATTGGTGCTGGCGACCAGGGCCATATGTTTGGTTATGCTACTGATGAGACTCCAGAGTTGATGCCCCTAAGTCATGTTCTTGCAACTAAGCTCGGGGCTAAGCTAACCGAGGTTCGCAAGAATGGTACCTGTCCTTGGTTGAGACCTGATGGAAAAACCCAAGTTACTGTTGAGTATTACAATGAAAAAGGTGCCATGGTTCCCATCCGTGTCCACACTGTTCTCATTTCCACTCAGCATGACGAAACCGTAACTAATGATGAGATTGCAGCTGACCTTAAGGAGCATGTTATCAAGCCTATCATTCCAGCAAAGTACCTTGATGAGAAGACCATCTTCCATCTTAATCCATCTGGTCGTTTTGTCATTGGAGGTCCTCATGGCGATGCAGGTCTTACTGGTCGTAAAATTATCATTGATACATATGGTGGCTGGGGAGCCCATGGTGGTGGTGCCTTCTCTGGGAAGGATCCAACCAAGGTTGATAGAAGTGGAGCCTACATTGTTAGACAGGCTGCCAAGAGCATTGTTGCGAATGGCCTCGCACGTAGGTGCATCGTTCAAGTCTCGTATGCCATAGGTGTGCCTGAGCCATTGTCGGTCTTTGTTGACACATATGGTACAGGAAAGATTCCGGACAAGGAAATTTTGAAGATTGTCAAGGAAACATTTGATTTCAGGCCTGGAATGATTGCAATCAACTTGGATCTAAAGAGGGGAGGCAATAACAGGTTCTTGAAGACGGCTGCATATGGGCATTTTGGAAGAGACGATGCAGACTTCACCTGGGAAGTAGTAAAGCCCCTCAAGTGGGACAAGCCACTTGTCTAG